One genomic window of Pieris rapae chromosome 15, ilPieRapa1.1, whole genome shotgun sequence includes the following:
- the LOC111000287 gene encoding scavenger receptor class B member 1: MGHKQYRAVGQSARNRLFGLNPRISGDDKSVPLSMLISQQGKLNHGRLAVITFSICTVVLGIVLSFVPWLDYIILRELRLWNGSLSYSYWQRPGVIRLTKVYIFNVTNPQGFLENGEKPKLNEVGPFVYREDMEKVNIKFHDNDTVTYQHNKILRFVPELSVDKSQKLVVPNIPLLTVTSFSPNMASFVFNLLVSGLSLTYRERAKPFVHVTAEELVFGYNDPLVTLAHYFYPKGKRPNSQMGLLLARNGTLSEVSTIYAGQDMKKFGYLDKINGLDHLPHWKEKPCTNIRASEGSFFPPRSVTKEDIVYIYDKDLCRILPMKYRKDTYKDGIKVGLYTPPESTLESAELNPDNKCYCDGNQCPKRGLQNISPCQYNAPVYLSYPHFYDADPSLLEAVEGLSPDKEKHESYFLIQPKIGVPLEGQIRVQLNLKVDSASNIRVNNIHKFPDMVFPVMWLQEGIEEVTTPIWRLIFLATAFGPVFAAILSYSLIICGILLIIYVFIKAYKKFVIGQNSIEIVELGRETLRRGSTLITHGSKLLNHKETSYQPLRKSTSTTSSGEETLQELTYIDKSENLSQSLDELKSILNRDFVKSNFSEAERESLIHADNTFILSEHRRYSVFKIPESLK; this comes from the exons ATGGGTCACAAGCAATACCGGGCGGTGGGGCAGAGCGCCCGAAACCGGCTCTTCGGTTTAAACCCACGGATTTCAGGCGATGATAAGTCCGTACCACTTAGTATGCTGATCTCCCAACAGGGGAAACTTAATCACG GTCGCCTAGCAGTAATAACATTTAGTATATGCACTGTGGTGCTAGGAATAGTCCTGTCATTTGTGCCATGgctagattatattatattaagg gAATTACGCTTATGGAATGGGTCGCTGAGCTACAGTTACTGGCAAAGGCCAGGGGTGATAAGATTAACCAAAGTCTACATCTTTAACGTGACAAATCCACAGggatttttggaaaatggagAAAAACCAAAGTTGAATGAAGTCGGGCCTTTTGTCTATAG AGAAGACATGGAGAAGGTGAACATCAAATTCCACGACAACGATACTGTGACATATCAACACAACAAAATACTGCGATTTGTGCCTGAACTATCCGTGGATAAGTCACAGAAACTGGTTGTGCCGAATATACCGCTTTTG ACAGTTACGTCGTTCTCTCCAAACATGGCGTCTTTCGTGTTTAATCTTCTCGTCTCAGGGCTGTCTCTGACATACCGAGAGAGGGCCAAACCCTTTGTCCACGTCACTGCTGAGGAACTCGTATTTGG gtACAATGATCCGTTAGTCACATTGGCACATTATTTCTATCCAAAGGGCAAGCGACCTAACAGCCAAATGGGATTGTTATTAGCG AGAAATGGTACTCTGTCAGAGGTATCCACGATATATGCCGGTCAAGATATGAAGAAATTCGGTTATTTGGACAAGATTAATGGGCTGGACCATCTGCCGCATTGGAAAGAGAAGCCCTGCACTAATATTAG GGCATCTGAAGGATCGTTCTTTCCCCCTCGGTCAGTCACtaaagaagacatcgtttatATTTACGACAAAGATTTGTGTCGAATCCTACCCATGAAGTACCGTAAAGATACGTATAAAGACG GTATCAAAGTAGGTTTATACACACCTCCAGAGTCAACGCTAGAGAGTGCAGAACTCAACCCAGACAACAAATGCTACTGCGATGGAAATCAATGCCCCAAACGGGGACTGCAGAACATCAGTCCTTGTCAATACA atgCGCCAGTATACCTATCATACCCACACTTCTATGATGCCGATCCAAGTCTTCTTGAAGCGGTGGAAGGTCTCTCAccagataaagaaaaacatgaaAGCTACTTCTTGATACAGCCT aaaatcGGAGTTCCACTTGAGGGTCAAATTCGCGTGCAGCTAAATTTGAAAGTGGATAGCGCCTCAAATATTCGCGTGAACAACATTCACAAGTTTCCTGACATGGTGTTTCCGGTGATGTGGCTCCAAGAG GGAATCGAAGAAGTAACAACACCAATATGGCGTCTGATATTCCTCGCCACTGCATTTGGACCAGTCTTCGCCGCCATCTTGTCCTACTCTTTAATCATATGCGGAATCCTTCTCATAATCTACGTATTTATAAAAGCCTACAAAAAGTTCGTAATAGGCCAAAACTCGATTGAAATAGTCGAACTTGGGCGCGAAACTCTTCGCCGCGGTTCAACTTTGATCACTCACGGATCAAAACTACTAAATCACAAGGAAACGTCATATCAACCCTTACGAAAATCAACTTCAACAACTAGTAGCGGTGAAGAGACGCTACAAGAGTTAACTTACATTGATAAATCGGAAAATTTAAGTCAGAGTTTAGATGAGTTGAAGAGCATATTGAATAGGGATTTTGTTAAGAGTAATTTTAGTGAGGCCGAGCGGGAGTCGTTAATACACGcagataatacatttattttatctgaacATAGGCGATatagtgtttttaaaataccgGAGAGCTTGAAGTGA